In one Umezawaea sp. Da 62-37 genomic region, the following are encoded:
- a CDS encoding SDR family NAD(P)-dependent oxidoreductase gives MTQQPIAGQRALVTGGAGTIGSAVVDQLVEAGATEVVVLDNFVRGRRENLADALGSDRVTIVEGDINDRDLVGGLTEGIDLVFHLAAIRITQCAEEPRLALECLVDGTFTVLEAAAAAKVKKVVASSSASVYGLAETFPTTERHHPYNNDTFYGAAKAFNEGMLRSFHAMNGLDYVALRYFNVYGPRMDVHGLYTEVLIRWMERINKGEPPLIFGDGAQTMDFVHVHDIARANILAARADVTDTVYNIASSQETSLKGLALELLSAMGSDLALEHGPERKVNGVTRRLADIGAAARDLGWKPEIGLSDGLRGLVDWWAAESAGRPV, from the coding sequence ATGACCCAGCAGCCCATCGCCGGTCAGCGCGCGCTGGTCACCGGCGGAGCAGGCACCATCGGCTCCGCGGTGGTCGACCAGCTCGTCGAGGCCGGGGCCACCGAGGTGGTCGTGCTGGACAACTTCGTCCGCGGCCGCCGGGAGAACCTGGCCGACGCGCTCGGGAGCGACCGGGTCACGATCGTCGAGGGCGACATCAACGACCGCGACCTCGTCGGCGGGCTGACCGAGGGCATCGACCTCGTGTTCCACCTCGCCGCGATCCGCATCACCCAGTGCGCCGAAGAACCGCGGCTCGCGCTGGAGTGCCTGGTGGACGGGACCTTCACGGTCCTGGAGGCCGCCGCGGCCGCGAAGGTCAAGAAGGTCGTCGCCTCCTCGTCGGCGTCGGTCTACGGGCTGGCCGAGACCTTCCCGACGACCGAGCGGCACCACCCGTACAACAACGACACCTTCTACGGCGCCGCGAAGGCGTTCAACGAGGGGATGCTGCGCAGCTTCCACGCCATGAACGGCCTGGACTACGTGGCGCTGCGGTACTTCAACGTGTACGGGCCGCGGATGGACGTGCACGGCCTGTACACCGAGGTGCTCATCCGGTGGATGGAGCGGATCAACAAGGGCGAGCCGCCGCTGATCTTCGGCGACGGCGCGCAGACGATGGACTTCGTCCACGTCCACGACATCGCCCGCGCCAACATCCTGGCGGCGCGCGCGGACGTCACGGACACCGTCTACAACATCGCCAGCTCCCAGGAGACCAGCCTCAAGGGCCTCGCCCTGGAGCTGTTGTCCGCGATGGGGTCGGACCTGGCGCTGGAGCACGGTCCCGAGCGCAAGGTGAACGGCGTCACGCGCAGGCTGGCCGACATCGGCGCGGCCGCGCGCGATCTCGGCTGGAAGCCGGAGATCGGGCTGTCGGACGGCCTCCGCGGTCTGGTCGACTGGTGGGCTGCGGAGTCCGCCGGTCGCCCTGTGTGA
- a CDS encoding WhiB family transcriptional regulator encodes MPELSRLPVPVAESWDWQLRGLCRGVDSTLFFHTPNERGAARERREARAKEICERCPVQRECREHALTVEETYGVWGGLGESELRKLISRAHKRT; translated from the coding sequence ATGCCCGAGTTGTCCCGATTGCCGGTACCGGTCGCCGAGTCGTGGGACTGGCAGCTCCGCGGTCTGTGCCGCGGTGTCGACAGCACGTTATTCTTCCACACGCCCAACGAGCGCGGCGCCGCTCGCGAACGGCGGGAGGCCAGGGCGAAGGAGATCTGCGAACGCTGCCCCGTGCAGCGGGAGTGCCGCGAGCACGCGCTCACGGTCGAGGAGACCTACGGGGTCTGGGGCGGACTGGGCGAGAGCGAGCTGCGCAAGCTGATCTCGCGCGCCCACAAGCGGACGTGA
- a CDS encoding DUF742 domain-containing protein has protein sequence MVDGSESGATGGGRKRRRSLRGEVGRTGARFGSSSLRRTLEEEGVEPPHEPEHLAAAVPKPRRGRRSLRGEVGQTGARFGSPSLRRTLEQEPTPVEETAPFDQDFDRDLDDDFDHVESIPEPRYQDAPRQEPHYEETGKSLVRPYTWTGGRTTSDHDLRLETLISVNEEGVRTAMRSSSPEQRSVVEMCALPRSVAEVSAVLSIPLGVARVLLSDLIDMGAVSVHETNGGSAGGQTDLLLLERVLSGLRRL, from the coding sequence ATGGTGGACGGCTCGGAGTCGGGAGCGACCGGTGGAGGGCGCAAGCGCCGCCGGTCGCTGAGGGGCGAGGTCGGGCGGACCGGAGCCAGGTTCGGCTCCTCCTCGCTGCGCCGCACCCTCGAGGAGGAGGGCGTCGAGCCTCCGCACGAACCCGAGCACCTCGCCGCGGCGGTACCCAAGCCGCGCAGGGGGCGGCGGTCGCTGCGCGGCGAGGTCGGACAGACGGGCGCGAGGTTCGGATCGCCCTCGCTCCGGCGGACGCTGGAGCAGGAGCCCACCCCCGTCGAGGAGACGGCCCCGTTCGACCAGGACTTCGACCGCGACCTCGACGACGACTTCGACCACGTCGAGTCGATCCCGGAGCCCCGGTACCAGGACGCCCCGCGCCAGGAGCCCCACTACGAGGAGACCGGCAAGTCGCTGGTCCGCCCGTACACCTGGACCGGCGGCCGCACCACCTCCGACCACGACCTGCGGCTGGAGACGCTGATCTCGGTGAACGAGGAGGGCGTCCGCACCGCGATGCGCTCCTCGAGCCCCGAGCAGCGGTCCGTCGTGGAGATGTGCGCGCTGCCCCGGTCGGTCGCCGAGGTCTCCGCGGTGCTGTCGATCCCCCTGGGCGTGGCGCGGGTGCTGCTGAGCGACCTCATCGACATGGGGGCCGTGTCGGTCCACGAGACCAACGGCGGCTCCGCGGGCGGGCAGACCGACCTCCTCCTGCTGGAACGGGTTCTCAGCGGCCTTCGCCGCCTCTGA
- a CDS encoding sugar transferase, with protein sequence MSEQVQPTRRRPVVGIVPTSTVQSPRQTHPPVAAWESRYRRGVILGDVLATVLVVASFGGLMMARHSAFVPMSILALEVLTVVVVLGSLYLSRVWNANVLGQGAEEFRRLGKGLFASVVALGFGALAVDIPGARLWVFVVGPAIALVDFPLRYLLRRPLHRARSEGRCLLPVLAAGNVATVGDLITRTRKATHLGWRVDAICTLDGRAALGIDLEGVPVVGRFRDLAEQVRRGGYRIVAVTPDAYWTPRRLQQLAWDLEGTGTEMVVAPALMDFAGPRLHVTGVLGMPLLRVSEPAFTGFRWAIKACVDRIGAIALVLAFAPLLLLVSAAVMIDSRGPVFYRQRRVGKDGAEFTIVKFRTMVTNADALRTELASVNEGSGVLFKMRKDPRVTKVGRLLRRYSVDELPQLLNVLSGTMSLVGPRPPLPEESAKYAPEVRRRLLVKPGLTGLWQVSGRSDLSWEESVRLDLRYVEDWSLALDALILWKTFRAVFGGQGAY encoded by the coding sequence ATGAGTGAGCAGGTCCAACCCACACGACGCAGACCCGTCGTGGGGATCGTCCCGACGAGCACGGTGCAGTCGCCTCGGCAGACGCACCCGCCGGTCGCCGCGTGGGAGTCGCGGTACCGACGGGGCGTCATCCTCGGCGACGTGCTGGCGACCGTCCTGGTCGTCGCCTCGTTCGGCGGGCTGATGATGGCGCGGCACAGCGCCTTCGTCCCCATGTCGATCCTCGCGCTCGAAGTGCTGACCGTGGTCGTCGTGCTCGGCTCCCTGTACCTGAGCCGGGTGTGGAACGCGAACGTGCTCGGCCAGGGCGCGGAGGAGTTCCGCCGCCTGGGCAAGGGGCTGTTCGCCTCGGTCGTCGCGCTCGGCTTCGGCGCCCTCGCCGTGGACATCCCCGGCGCCCGCCTCTGGGTGTTCGTGGTGGGCCCGGCCATCGCGCTCGTCGACTTCCCCCTCCGCTACCTGCTCCGCAGGCCGCTGCACCGCGCGCGCTCCGAAGGACGCTGCCTGCTGCCGGTGCTCGCCGCGGGGAACGTGGCCACGGTCGGGGACCTGATCACCCGCACCCGCAAGGCCACGCACCTCGGCTGGCGCGTCGACGCCATCTGCACCCTGGACGGCCGGGCCGCGCTCGGCATCGACCTGGAGGGCGTGCCGGTCGTCGGCCGCTTCCGCGACCTCGCCGAGCAGGTCCGCCGCGGCGGGTACCGCATCGTCGCGGTCACCCCGGACGCCTACTGGACGCCACGCAGGCTCCAGCAGCTCGCCTGGGACCTGGAGGGCACCGGCACCGAGATGGTCGTCGCGCCCGCCCTCATGGACTTCGCGGGCCCGCGCCTGCACGTGACCGGTGTGCTCGGCATGCCGCTGCTGCGGGTCAGCGAACCCGCGTTCACCGGCTTCCGCTGGGCGATCAAGGCCTGCGTCGACCGGATCGGCGCCATCGCGCTGGTCCTCGCGTTCGCCCCGCTCCTGCTGCTCGTCTCCGCCGCCGTGATGATCGACAGCCGGGGCCCGGTGTTCTACCGGCAGCGCCGCGTCGGCAAGGACGGCGCGGAGTTCACGATCGTCAAGTTCCGCACCATGGTCACCAACGCCGACGCGCTGCGCACCGAGCTCGCGTCGGTCAACGAGGGCTCCGGCGTGCTGTTCAAGATGCGCAAGGACCCCCGCGTGACCAAGGTCGGGCGCCTGCTGCGCCGCTACTCGGTCGACGAGCTGCCGCAGCTGCTCAACGTGCTCAGCGGCACCATGTCGCTGGTCGGCCCCCGGCCGCCGCTGCCGGAGGAGAGCGCGAAGTACGCCCCCGAAGTGCGCCGCCGCCTGCTCGTGAAGCCCGGCCTGACCGGGTTGTGGCAGGTCAGCGGCCGAAGTGACCTCTCGTGGGAAGAGTCCGTGCGACTCGACCTGCGCTATGTCGAGGACTGGTCCCTCGCCCTCGACGCGCTCATCTTGTGGAAGACCTTCCGGGCCGTCTTCGGCGGCCAAGGAGCCTACTGA
- a CDS encoding RNA-binding S4 domain-containing protein — MTKPPIRDVQIADDMIRLGQFLKLAGLAEDGSHAKELIDGDEVTVNGRLEIRRGAQLHDGDVVAVGDERARLHAAH; from the coding sequence ATGACCAAGCCGCCCATCCGAGACGTGCAGATCGCCGACGACATGATCAGGCTCGGCCAGTTCCTGAAGCTCGCCGGACTCGCCGAGGACGGCTCGCACGCCAAGGAGTTGATCGACGGCGACGAGGTGACCGTCAACGGGAGGCTGGAGATCCGCCGCGGCGCCCAACTGCACGACGGCGACGTCGTCGCCGTGGGTGACGAACGCGCCCGGTTGCACGCCGCGCACTGA
- a CDS encoding Gfo/Idh/MocA family oxidoreductase gives MERDDVTPIGIAVIGAGYWGPNLVRNAQATPGLNLRYLCDLDVERARRVLGEYSTVAVSGSLDDVLADPEVRAVAIATPAATHLPVAMAALEAGKHVLVEKPLAANFADGRKLVEAAESRGLTLMLDHTFCYTPAVSHLRELVRGGELGEIQYIDSVRINLGLVQPDVDVLWDLAPHDLSIFEAILPDDVRPVEVSAHGSDPIGAGHACVAHLTMRLSNGSITHVHVNWLSPTKIRTMVVGGSARTAVWDDLNPTQRLSIYDRGVDREREHKIISYRTGDMVAPALPEREALRGVMAEFAASITEGRPPLTDGRAGLRVLAILEAASESLANGGAFVPVQQVDGPTSSGGTTS, from the coding sequence ATGGAAAGGGACGACGTGACGCCGATCGGCATCGCCGTGATCGGCGCGGGTTACTGGGGTCCGAACCTCGTGCGCAACGCACAGGCGACACCAGGGCTGAACCTGCGCTACCTGTGCGACCTCGACGTGGAGCGCGCCCGCCGCGTGCTCGGCGAGTACTCGACGGTCGCCGTGTCCGGCTCGCTCGACGACGTGCTGGCCGACCCGGAGGTGCGGGCGGTCGCGATCGCCACCCCCGCGGCCACCCACCTGCCGGTCGCGATGGCCGCGCTGGAGGCGGGCAAGCACGTGCTGGTGGAGAAGCCGCTGGCGGCGAACTTCGCCGACGGCCGCAAGCTGGTCGAGGCCGCGGAGAGCCGCGGGCTGACCCTCATGCTGGACCACACCTTCTGCTACACCCCGGCCGTGAGCCACCTGCGCGAGCTCGTGCGCGGCGGCGAGCTGGGCGAGATCCAGTACATCGACTCGGTGCGGATCAACCTCGGTCTGGTGCAGCCCGACGTGGACGTGCTGTGGGACCTGGCGCCGCACGACCTGTCGATCTTCGAGGCGATCCTGCCCGACGACGTGCGGCCGGTCGAGGTGTCCGCGCACGGCTCGGACCCCATCGGGGCGGGCCACGCGTGCGTCGCGCACCTGACCATGAGGCTGTCCAACGGTTCCATCACCCACGTGCACGTGAACTGGTTGTCACCGACCAAGATCCGCACGATGGTGGTCGGCGGTTCGGCCCGCACCGCGGTGTGGGACGACCTGAACCCGACGCAGCGCCTGTCGATCTACGACCGGGGCGTCGACCGCGAGCGCGAGCACAAGATCATCTCCTACCGCACCGGCGACATGGTCGCCCCCGCGCTGCCCGAGCGCGAGGCGCTGCGCGGCGTGATGGCGGAGTTCGCCGCCTCGATCACCGAGGGCCGCCCGCCGCTGACCGACGGCCGCGCCGGACTGCGCGTGCTGGCGATCCTCGAAGCGGCGTCGGAGAGCCTGGCCAACGGCGGGGCGTTCGTCCCCGTGCAGCAGGTCGACGGACCTACCAGTAGTGGAGGCACGACTTCATGA
- a CDS encoding MerR family transcriptional regulator yields MIILSDGARWSAGAVARSLGISPTTLRTWDRRYGLGPRTREEGKHRRYDDIDVARLRRMLELTGQGVAPAAAATMARSGVGPVPDFHDLIGASDRLDAPGLARLTTSLVSALGVVDAWEAVLMPFLVELGRRAEDQGGGIGVEHVATDSILQVLRQVGDPVENGRLPALLAAAPEEQHSLPLVALAAALAERGCASRNLGTRVPPAALLSAVRLLSPHVVVLWAHDREHALRVPLVEVAEVSAVLLGGPGWADLPLPEGARRPHSLREAVDDVFSVSGLSS; encoded by the coding sequence GTGATCATCTTGAGCGACGGCGCCCGCTGGAGCGCGGGGGCTGTGGCGCGCTCGCTCGGCATCTCGCCCACCACCCTGCGGACCTGGGATCGGCGCTACGGGCTCGGCCCGCGCACTCGCGAAGAGGGCAAGCACCGCCGCTACGACGACATCGACGTGGCCAGGCTCCGCCGGATGCTGGAACTCACCGGCCAGGGGGTCGCGCCCGCGGCCGCGGCGACCATGGCGCGCAGCGGTGTAGGCCCCGTCCCGGACTTCCACGACCTCATCGGCGCCTCGGACCGGCTGGACGCGCCCGGGCTGGCCAGGCTCACCACCTCGCTCGTCTCCGCGCTGGGCGTGGTGGACGCGTGGGAGGCCGTGCTGATGCCGTTCCTGGTCGAACTCGGCCGGCGAGCGGAGGACCAGGGCGGTGGCATCGGCGTCGAGCACGTCGCGACCGACAGCATCCTCCAGGTGCTGCGCCAGGTCGGGGACCCCGTGGAGAACGGCAGGCTGCCCGCGCTCCTGGCCGCCGCGCCCGAGGAGCAGCACTCCCTGCCGCTGGTGGCGCTGGCCGCCGCGCTGGCCGAGCGCGGCTGCGCGTCGCGCAACCTCGGCACCCGCGTGCCGCCCGCGGCCCTGCTCAGCGCCGTGCGCCTGCTGTCGCCCCATGTCGTCGTGCTCTGGGCGCACGACCGGGAGCACGCGCTGCGCGTGCCGCTGGTGGAGGTGGCGGAGGTGTCCGCGGTGCTGCTCGGCGGCCCCGGTTGGGCCGATCTGCCGCTGCCGGAAGGGGCCAGGCGGCCGCACTCGTTGCGCGAGGCCGTCGACGACGTGTTCAGCGTCTCGGGCCTCTCGAGTTGA
- a CDS encoding DUF4082 domain-containing protein: MLRRIMAFVIFVAAAVVPIALLSTAASAAPCDAPVVNPVACENSKAGDANWDATGGGDPSIEGFATSMSANIGDTVKFKIKTSSPYKIDIYRLGYYNGAGARKWATSIPVTPRSQPACLSQASTGLIDCGNWQESASWTVPSNAVSGVYLAHLQRTDADVDNQIAFVVRDDGSHAKMVFQTSDTTWQAYNTWGGNSFYGGQPDSRAYKLSYNRPFSTRTDVPDGRDFLFGSEYPMIRFLERNGYDMSYISGIDTDRAGSLLQNHKLFVSTGHDEYWSGQQRANVEAARDAGVHLAFFSGNEVFWKTRWENSIDGSNTAYRTLVTYKETHANAKIDPNAQWTGTWRDPRFSPPADGGRPENALTGQIWTVNCCSYAIQVPADDGKMRFWRNTSVANQATGAVATLAPNSLGYEWDEDLDNGFRPKGSVRLSKTTETVQAKIQDYGTNVAEGEATHRMTMYKAASGAIVFGAGTVQWSWGLDDQHDGAAVSTDVRMQQATVNLFGDMGILPTTMMAGLTAPGTSTDTTAPQTTIATPTANMVVNSGDTVTVTGTASDVGGRVGNVDVSLDGGTTWHPANGRENWTYSGSVPRSGAISVQARATDDSLNTDASPATVGVTSTCPCTLFPDLAKPKTDATTDANQINVGTRFTTDSAGFVTGMRFYKGAGNTGTHVGGLYTAAGQQLATATFANESASGWQNAIFNPAVQVTANTPYVVSYNAPVGRYSADADYFRNKGLDTPPLHAPATTETALNGVFAYGAPGFPSESYQGGNYWVDAVFDTTEPPDTIAPSATVDSPVNGSSSVSTTAKPSVRFDEPVQQATIALAVKNPANVAVAGTVAYDAATKTAVFTPSSPFAGNTKYTVAVTGAKDTAGNTMSGTTSWTFTTQKPATPGVCPCSVWDDSAVPGTVTVNDATAVELGMRFQSEVSGSVKGVRFYKGARNVGAHTGRLWSNTGTLLATITFTGESTAGWQEATFNSAVHINAGTTYVVSYTTNGYYSATSGGLNSAVANAPLRALATGADGPSGVYRYGTGGVFPTSGGGANYWVDAVFQPDPDTIAPTVTGTSPGNDSRSVPTSSAITATFNEAVNPSSVVFTLNGDINAASPLTGTTTYDPATRTARFQPSAALGAATTYTATVKAADTSGNTMGNATSWFFTTSGIGACPCTLFSDSTTPVTASVSDSNPVELGVRITPDTNGWITGVRFYKGTGNTGTHTGSLWTTTGTRLATGTFTGESATGWQKLTFANPVAVTANTQYVVSYYAPAGRYAGDVDYFTTAVDNAPLHSPASGSDKNGLFRYGAGGGFPVDSYRSGNYYVDAVFTNNAPSDTTAPTVTGYSPSDGVTSVPPTGAVTVTFDEDVQPTSPVFTLAPTAGGANVAGTSAYNAATRTWTFTPSSALAFSTSYRATVSGAKDGSGNTMAGSVTWTYTTAQAPTSGCPCTIFADSATPTIAAADDNGPLSLGVRFTAESDGVVNGIRFYKGSGNTGTHTGTLWTSTGTSLGTVTFTGETAGGWQTATFATPIAVTAGTEYVASYFAPNGHYSVTRGTFEFNGVDRTPLHAPKALNGAPNGLYKYGSAAAFPDGGNDTNYWVDVVYTPNAGAPQGFAASSGGAAAAPAGFFHGTPAQAVSSVVGVLGSRLTQLFTTTR; this comes from the coding sequence GTGCTGAGAAGGATCATGGCGTTCGTGATCTTCGTGGCGGCGGCGGTGGTTCCCATCGCTTTGTTGAGCACGGCCGCTTCGGCGGCCCCCTGCGACGCTCCGGTGGTGAACCCCGTCGCCTGCGAGAACTCCAAGGCGGGCGACGCGAACTGGGACGCGACCGGTGGTGGCGACCCGAGCATCGAGGGCTTCGCGACCTCGATGAGCGCCAACATCGGCGACACGGTCAAGTTCAAGATCAAGACGTCGTCGCCCTACAAGATCGACATCTACCGCCTCGGCTACTACAACGGCGCGGGCGCGCGGAAGTGGGCCACCTCCATCCCGGTGACCCCCCGCTCGCAGCCCGCCTGCCTGTCCCAGGCCTCCACCGGTCTCATCGACTGCGGCAACTGGCAGGAGTCCGCCTCCTGGACCGTGCCGTCGAACGCGGTGTCCGGCGTGTACCTCGCCCACCTCCAGCGCACCGACGCGGACGTGGACAACCAGATCGCGTTCGTCGTCCGCGACGACGGCAGCCACGCGAAGATGGTCTTCCAGACCTCCGACACGACGTGGCAGGCCTACAACACCTGGGGCGGCAACAGCTTCTACGGCGGCCAGCCCGACTCGCGCGCCTACAAGCTGAGCTACAACCGCCCCTTCTCCACCCGCACGGACGTCCCGGACGGCCGTGACTTCCTCTTCGGCTCCGAGTACCCGATGATCCGCTTCCTGGAGCGCAACGGGTACGACATGAGCTACATCTCCGGCATCGACACCGACCGGGCCGGATCGCTGCTGCAGAACCACAAGCTGTTCGTCTCCACCGGTCACGACGAGTACTGGTCGGGCCAGCAGCGCGCCAACGTCGAGGCCGCCCGCGACGCCGGTGTGCACCTCGCGTTCTTCAGCGGCAACGAGGTCTTCTGGAAGACCCGCTGGGAGAACAGCATCGACGGGTCGAACACGGCCTACCGCACGCTGGTCACCTACAAGGAGACCCACGCCAACGCGAAGATCGACCCGAACGCGCAGTGGACGGGGACGTGGCGCGATCCGCGGTTCAGCCCACCCGCCGACGGCGGTCGACCCGAGAACGCCCTCACCGGCCAGATCTGGACCGTGAATTGCTGCAGCTACGCGATCCAGGTGCCCGCCGACGACGGCAAGATGCGCTTCTGGCGCAACACCTCCGTCGCGAACCAGGCGACCGGAGCGGTGGCGACCCTGGCCCCGAACTCGCTCGGCTACGAGTGGGACGAGGACCTGGACAACGGCTTCCGCCCCAAGGGCTCCGTGCGGCTGTCGAAGACCACCGAGACGGTCCAGGCGAAGATCCAGGACTACGGCACGAACGTCGCCGAGGGCGAAGCCACCCACCGGATGACGATGTACAAGGCCGCCAGCGGCGCCATCGTCTTCGGCGCGGGCACCGTGCAGTGGTCCTGGGGCCTGGACGACCAGCACGACGGCGCGGCCGTGTCGACCGACGTGCGCATGCAGCAGGCGACCGTGAACCTGTTCGGGGACATGGGGATCCTGCCCACCACGATGATGGCCGGGCTCACCGCGCCGGGAACCTCGACCGACACCACCGCGCCGCAGACGACCATCGCCACCCCGACCGCGAACATGGTGGTCAACAGCGGTGACACGGTCACCGTCACCGGCACGGCCTCCGACGTCGGCGGCCGGGTCGGCAACGTGGACGTCTCGCTCGACGGCGGCACGACCTGGCACCCGGCCAACGGCCGGGAGAACTGGACCTACTCCGGCAGCGTCCCGCGCTCCGGCGCGATCAGCGTCCAGGCCCGCGCCACCGACGACAGCCTCAACACCGACGCCTCGCCCGCGACCGTCGGCGTCACGAGCACCTGCCCGTGCACGCTGTTCCCCGACCTGGCGAAGCCGAAGACCGACGCGACCACCGACGCCAACCAGATCAACGTCGGCACCCGCTTCACCACCGACTCGGCGGGCTTCGTGACCGGGATGCGCTTCTACAAGGGCGCGGGCAACACCGGCACGCACGTCGGCGGCCTGTACACCGCGGCGGGCCAGCAGCTGGCCACCGCGACGTTCGCCAACGAGTCCGCGTCGGGTTGGCAGAACGCGATCTTCAACCCGGCCGTGCAGGTCACCGCGAACACGCCGTACGTGGTGTCCTACAACGCCCCGGTCGGCAGGTACTCCGCAGACGCGGACTACTTCCGCAACAAGGGCCTGGACACCCCGCCGCTGCACGCGCCCGCCACCACCGAGACCGCGCTCAACGGCGTGTTCGCCTACGGCGCCCCCGGCTTCCCGAGCGAGAGCTACCAGGGCGGCAACTACTGGGTGGACGCGGTGTTCGACACGACCGAGCCGCCGGACACGATCGCGCCCAGCGCGACGGTGGACTCGCCGGTCAACGGCAGCTCCAGCGTCTCGACGACCGCGAAGCCGTCCGTGCGGTTCGACGAGCCCGTGCAGCAGGCCACGATCGCCCTCGCGGTCAAGAACCCGGCGAACGTCGCGGTGGCGGGCACCGTCGCCTACGACGCCGCCACGAAGACCGCGGTGTTCACGCCCAGCAGCCCGTTCGCGGGCAACACCAAGTACACGGTCGCGGTGACCGGCGCCAAGGACACCGCGGGCAACACGATGTCCGGCACGACCTCCTGGACCTTCACCACGCAGAAGCCCGCCACCCCCGGCGTGTGCCCGTGCAGCGTGTGGGACGACAGCGCGGTGCCGGGCACCGTGACCGTGAACGACGCCACCGCGGTCGAGCTGGGCATGCGCTTCCAGTCCGAAGTGAGCGGCTCCGTCAAGGGCGTCCGGTTCTACAAGGGGGCGCGGAACGTCGGCGCCCACACCGGTCGCCTGTGGTCCAACACGGGCACGCTGCTGGCCACGATCACCTTCACCGGCGAGTCGACGGCCGGGTGGCAGGAAGCCACCTTCAACTCGGCGGTGCACATCAACGCGGGCACGACCTACGTCGTCTCCTACACCACCAACGGGTACTACTCGGCGACCTCGGGCGGCCTGAACTCCGCCGTGGCCAACGCCCCGCTGCGGGCGCTGGCCACCGGCGCCGACGGCCCGTCCGGCGTGTACCGCTACGGCACCGGCGGGGTCTTCCCGACCAGCGGCGGCGGAGCGAACTACTGGGTCGACGCGGTGTTCCAGCCCGACCCCGACACGATCGCGCCCACGGTGACCGGCACCTCGCCGGGCAACGACTCGCGCAGCGTGCCGACGTCGTCCGCGATCACCGCGACGTTCAACGAGGCGGTCAACCCCTCGAGCGTGGTGTTCACGCTCAACGGCGACATCAACGCCGCGAGCCCGCTGACCGGCACGACCACCTACGACCCGGCCACCCGCACGGCGAGGTTCCAGCCGTCCGCGGCGCTGGGCGCGGCCACCACGTACACGGCCACGGTCAAGGCGGCGGACACCAGCGGCAACACGATGGGCAACGCCACCAGCTGGTTCTTCACCACGTCCGGCATCGGGGCCTGCCCGTGCACGCTGTTCTCGGACAGCACCACCCCGGTCACGGCGTCGGTGAGCGACTCCAACCCGGTCGAGCTGGGCGTCCGGATCACCCCGGACACCAACGGCTGGATCACCGGCGTCCGCTTCTACAAGGGCACCGGCAACACCGGCACGCACACCGGCAGCCTCTGGACGACGACCGGCACGCGCCTGGCGACGGGCACGTTCACCGGCGAGTCGGCCACCGGCTGGCAGAAGCTGACGTTCGCCAACCCGGTCGCGGTCACCGCGAACACCCAGTACGTGGTGTCGTACTACGCCCCGGCAGGCCGCTACGCGGGCGACGTCGACTACTTCACGACCGCGGTCGACAACGCGCCGCTGCACTCCCCGGCCAGCGGGAGCGACAAGAACGGGCTGTTCCGCTACGGCGCGGGCGGCGGGTTCCCGGTCGACTCCTACCGGTCCGGCAACTACTACGTGGACGCGGTGTTCACCAACAACGCGCCGTCCGACACGACGGCGCCGACGGTGACCGGCTACAGCCCGTCCGACGGCGTGACGAGCGTCCCGCCGACCGGCGCGGTGACGGTGACCTTCGACGAGGACGTCCAGCCCACGTCGCCGGTCTTCACCCTGGCGCCCACCGCCGGTGGCGCGAACGTGGCGGGTACGAGCGCCTACAACGCGGCGACCAGGACGTGGACGTTCACGCCCTCCTCCGCGCTGGCGTTCTCGACCTCCTACCGGGCCACCGTGTCCGGGGCGAAGGACGGGTCGGGCAACACGATGGCCGGGTCGGTGACGTGGACCTACACCACGGCGCAGGCCCCGACCAGCGGGTGCCCGTGCACGATCTTCGCGGACTCGGCGACCCCGACCATCGCGGCGGCCGACGACAACGGCCCGCTGTCGCTGGGCGTGCGGTTCACCGCCGAGAGCGACGGTGTCGTCAACGGCATCCGGTTCTACAAGGGGTCCGGCAACACCGGCACCCACACCGGAACGCTGTGGACGTCCACCGGGACCTCGCTGGGCACCGTCACCTTCACCGGTGAGACCGCGGGCGGCTGGCAGACGGCGACGTTCGCCACGCCGATCGCGGTGACCGCGGGCACCGAGTACGTCGCGAGCTACTTCGCGCCGAACGGCCACTACTCGGTCACCAGGGGCACGTTCGAGTTCAACGGGGTCGACCGGACCCCGCTGCACGCCCCGAAGGCGCTGAACGGGGCCCCGAACGGCCTCTACAAGTACGGCTCGGCGGCGGCGTTCCCCGACGGCGGCAACGACACGAACTACTGGGTCGACGTCGTCTACACGCCGAACGCCGGTGCGCCGCAGGGCTTCGCGGCCTCCTCCGGAGGTGCGGCGGCCGCTCCGGCCGGCTTCTTCCACGGCACGCCCGCGCAAGCGGTGTCGTCGGTGGTCGGAGTGCTCGGGTCAAGGTTGACGCAGTTGTTCACAACCACGAGGTGA